In one window of Candidatus Omnitrophota bacterium DNA:
- a CDS encoding glutathione peroxidase gives MLKKILFCLAVISVMCVRPAAAENAPNVHVFTVRTIDGEEKNLADYQGKALLIVNTASKCGFTPQLGGLEKLYQQYKDKGLEVLAFPANNFKNQEPGDNAQIKGFCLLNYKTTFPLFSKISVAGDDIAPLYQYLITLPGLEGPITWNFNKFLVDQDGNVVARFGTRTDPLAPEITGKIDELLAK, from the coding sequence ATGCTGAAAAAAATTCTTTTCTGTTTAGCGGTGATTTCTGTGATGTGCGTCAGGCCTGCTGCCGCGGAGAACGCGCCGAACGTTCATGTCTTCACCGTCCGGACCATCGACGGGGAGGAGAAGAATCTGGCGGATTACCAGGGGAAAGCGTTATTGATCGTGAACACGGCGTCGAAATGCGGATTCACGCCCCAACTCGGCGGGCTGGAGAAGCTCTATCAGCAATACAAAGACAAGGGACTGGAGGTCCTGGCGTTCCCGGCCAACAATTTCAAGAATCAGGAGCCGGGGGACAACGCCCAGATCAAGGGTTTCTGCCTGCTGAACTACAAGACGACATTTCCGCTGTTTTCCAAGATCAGCGTGGCCGGAGACGACATCGCCCCATTGTATCAATATCTCATCACTCTGCCGGGTTTGGAAGGGCCCATCACCTGGAATTTCAATAAATTCCTCGTGGACCAAGATGGGAACGTGGTTGCGAGGTTCGGCACCCGGACAGACCCGCTGGCCCCGGAGATCACCGGAAAAATCGACGAGCTCCTGGCCAAGTGA
- a CDS encoding GIY-YIG nuclease family protein: MRKSPAPMWYVYILRCGNSAFYTGVTSDLARRFEEHRSGRGARYTRMFGVEALAYFEKCRTRRQAMQREARIKTWSRGQKMALVGNGWSEPPALPVPKKSRGPKTC; encoded by the coding sequence ATGAGAAAATCCCCTGCCCCCATGTGGTACGTGTATATCCTCCGTTGCGGCAACAGCGCTTTTTACACGGGCGTGACCAGCGATCTGGCGCGCCGTTTCGAAGAGCACCGTTCTGGCCGGGGCGCGCGTTACACGAGGATGTTCGGCGTGGAGGCCCTGGCCTATTTTGAAAAATGCCGGACCCGGCGGCAGGCCATGCAGCGCGAAGCCAGGATCAAGACCTGGAGCCGCGGCCAGAAAATGGCCCTGGTCGGCAACGGGTGGTCAGAACCCCCGGCGTTGCCCGTTCCCAAAAAATCAAGAGGACCTAAAACATGCTGA
- a CDS encoding 4Fe-4S binding protein — protein sequence MSDTHRFRKLVPVIDQELCTGCRTCAEMCSSGTIILQDGIAVVLHPEKCTSEGRCQEACPLGGMHMQWVVMDGDRTIGSWRVDSPDYPGFTD from the coding sequence ATGAGCGATACACACAGATTCCGTAAGTTGGTCCCTGTCATTGACCAGGAGTTGTGCACCGGGTGCCGCACCTGCGCCGAGATGTGCAGTTCCGGCACGATCATTCTCCAGGACGGGATCGCCGTTGTCCTGCATCCCGAAAAATGCACGAGCGAAGGCCGGTGTCAGGAAGCCTGCCCGCTTGGCGGCATGCATATGCAGTGGGTCGTGATGGATGGCGACCGGACCATCGGCAGCTGGCGGGTCGACAGCCCGGATTACCCCGGATTCACAGATTGA